From a single Paramormyrops kingsleyae isolate MSU_618 chromosome 14, PKINGS_0.4, whole genome shotgun sequence genomic region:
- the pcare1 gene encoding photoreceptor cilium actin regulator, with the protein MGCSPSKGHSLPGVQNTLKKGRVLVPASQEKNEASRLDDGESSLNPGEADDKIRERGAGKGGVKEGEGKTNPAVQLPQRYTSLRPSLCTETPVGSVSDKLCTREIKIEVKETQGDAMEEKMEKKGRQKARKGKVNRQVSKKAKEKKAPVIKEKVDFPESLVNAHQAAYAFLNPSIAKYEVLLGLLDQALQTRLSLQPMVSFMALRYEEVNSTLAQIADEGESILMENAEHLSWPCPLKYSTGKTKDPETVAEQPPDLLQQLLQYTTQRMRLVSHSLGRTADSALEDAVGYFASVSELLDEKLKVRRAVETRLAQVLTRFELAALRKSGPDDSTLYSEDSGIGPESWSLVGSERRRESLDSAGVVSNISDTSLKHWGSSCGQMRRMSTSMSLNSTDSSCTITAKEQRDNKSLLGLASMDDADGEEDEDDNEEEIKGYANGSTSDQCHLPRRLPTKRIENPQNVEMTLKMKDAISGRIHFVPKQCPTSKVKQASSSGNERPHWMEEKQKLKRSRSAAHGTTSLEIKKRDSVTTQRRSCSSDSPRSKAEDPTLLELERTQKSLSQRIGRMNMAGSKEDDRGRPTKRRGAGKLPGTYSTVSSRQCSSLPQNLSACTSQEKLRPKQNSLGEKEVGTHEDDKEKEKKSGKGPLRATPLPSTPPSMAQPSPSLNTGTSSVKRLIDAFSQGLEEKHLTGSALLGPLRGVRKCGIPILPGLANREVILDDSINNRQVDSDNSNRLEEIDTDNLPPPPPEVLMDNSFEVAQESQSNDGKDGTGSMGCSAALQRTTVSQRLRAFTQSVTVLPSRRRVIPKVSPVQSVNQDTTMSPQSCQSGTAIQDLKSDKVTSVYKQVQKIIHIRHSSEPSTENCQADAGPRKPLLTTDGGGGKQGGGNPVETVPSAPAANSQQPATVPVSRARILPSPPLKPHSQHRRLPSPPVIKRQTAPPSSCSPPSSRKLPTPPLKPRGMPSPPQVNKAANFQRTTSPLLSRREVIQNPSDTSYAFKTPSPPVSPRVQRFGRDTSSEETSPPPASILRLSGNVHSVFCPVSSSLFEAQPRSTSCTPQAWTPAGDSVLRKSSGEPSRAMLPVLVRGPRSVIRRSQSDRRLSLTLPTWTPTLSIAQSCGSEPVISIHGLQDGPNREAEVWASQSDVWPINRSVSHPDLCIVGHALHRE; encoded by the exons ATGGGTTGCTCTCCATCGAAGGGTCACAGTTTGCCTGGGGTGCAGAATACGCTGAAGAAAGGTCGAGTTCTGGTACCGGCATCCCAGGAGAAGAATGAAGCATCACGGTTGGACGATGGGGAAAGCTCCTTAAATCCAGGAGAGGCAGATGATAAAATACGGGAGAGAGGAGCAGGAAAGGGAGGGGTTAAAGAAGGAGAAGGAAAGACAAACCCAGCTGTCCAGCTCCCTCAGAGATACACCTCTCTGAGACCATCATTGTGCACAGAGACTCCTGTGGGCTCTGTGTCAGACAAGTTATGCACTCGAGAAATCAAAATCGAGGTAAAAGAAACACAGGGCGATGCCATGGAGGAAAAGATGGAGAAAAAGGGCAGACAGAAAGCACGGAAAGGCAAAGTAAACAGACAAGTCAGCAAGAAAGCAAAGGAGAAAAAAGCTCCTGTCATTAAGGAAAAAGTTGACTTCCCTGAGTCTCTAGTGAATGCGCACCAGGCTGCCTACGCCTTTCTAAATCCCAGCATTGCCAAATATGAGGTCCTGTTGGGCCTGCTGGACCAGGCACTACAAACTCGGCTTTCCCTGCAGCCCATGGTGTCCTTCATGGCCTTACGTTACGAAGAAGTGAACAGTACGCTGGCGCAAATAGCCGACGAGGGGGAGAGCATCCTGATGGAGAATGCAGAGCATCTGTCTTGGCCGTGCCCACTGAAGTACTCTACAGGTAAGACAAAGGACCCTGAAACTGTAGCAGAGCAACCGCCCGACCTACTGCAGCAACTGCTCCAGTACACCACACAGAGAATGCGCTTGGTGAGTCACTCGCTAGGAAGGACTGCAGACTCTGCTCTGGAAGATGCAGTTGGATATTTTGCATCTGTCTCTGAGCTCCTGGACGAGAAGCTTAAAGTGAGGCGTGCTGTGGAGACCCGGCTGGCTCAGGTCCTGACTCGCTTCGAATTAGCTGCACTGCGCAAGTCCGGTCCGGATGACTCTACATTATATAGTGAGGACAGTGGAATCGGGCCAGAGAGCTGGTCACTCGTGGGCTCTGAGCGCCGGAGAGAGAGTCTGGATTCAGCTGGAGTTGTCAGTAATATATCAGACACTTCGCTGAAGCATTGGGGGTCCAGCTGCGGGCAGATGAGGAGAATGAGCACAAGCATGTCACTAAATTCAACTGACTCTTCCTGCACCATTACAGCAAAAGAGCAGAGAGACAACAAATCCCTGCTGGGCTTAGCCTCTATGGATGATGCTGATGGGGAAGAGGATGAGGATGACAATGAGGAAGAAATAAAGGGTTATGCAAATGGTTCCACATCTGATCAATGTCACCTACCACGCCGCCTACCAACTAAGCGCATTGAGAACCCCCAAAATGTGGAGATGACACTCAAGATGAAAGATGCCATCAGTGGTCGTATACACTTTGTCCCCAAACAGTGTCCCACTTCAAAGGTGAAGCAGGCAAGCAGCTCTGGGAATGAACGACCACACTGGATGGAAGAGAAGCAGAAGCTAAAGCGGTCACGGTCAGCTGCCCATGGTACGACCTCCTTGGAAATCAAGAAGAGGGACTCGGTGACAACGCAGCGCCGCTCGTGCTCATCAGATTCCCCGCGCAGCAAAGCAGAGGATCCTACCCTGTTGGAACTGGAAAGGACACAGAAAAGCCTGAGTCAGCGAATCGGGAGGATGAACATGGCCGGCTCAAAGGAAGACGACAGAGGGAGACCTACCAAACGAAGAGGGGCAGGGAAGCTTCCTGGCACTTATTCTACAGTTTCCAGTCGTCAGTGTTCTTCTTTGCCCCAAAACCTTAGTGCCTGTACAAGCCAAGAAAAGCTTAGACCAAAGCAAAACTCTTTGGGGGAAAAGGAGGTGGGCACACATGAGGATGACaaggagaaagagaaaaaatCAGGGAAAGGCCCCTTAAGGGCTACTCCACTTCCCAGCACTCCTCCATCGATGGCACAGCCGTCTCCATCTTTGAACACAGGCACGAGTTCTGTCAAAAGGCTGATTGACGCCTTCAGCCAGGGGTTAGAAGAAAAGCACCTCACAGGATCGGCTTTGCTTGGACCTCTCAGAGGGGTCCGAAAATGTGGCATTCCCATTCTTCCTGGCTTAGCAAATAGGGAGGTTATCCTGGACGATAGCATCAACAATCGTCAAGTAGACTCCGATAATTCTAATAGACTCGAGGAAATAGACACAGACAACTTGCCACCACCTCCTCCTGAAGTTCTAATGGACAACTCATTTGAGGTGGCTCAGGAATCCCAGTCAAATGATGGCAAGGATGGCACTGGGAGCATGGGCTGCTCAGCTGCACTTCAGAGGACCACGGTGTCCCAGCGGCTGCGTGCCTTCACGCAGTCAGTAACGGTCCTGCCAAGCCGGAGGCGCGTTATTCCCAAAGTTTCTCCAGTACAGTCAGTCAATCAGGACACAACAATGAGTCCTCAAAGCTGCCAGTCAGGAACTGCCATCCAAGACCTCAAGAGTGACAAGGTCACCTCCGTATATAAGCAAGTGCAAAAGATCATACACATCCGGCACTCCTCTGAACCATCCACAGAGAACTGTCAGGCCGATGCTGGGCCCAGAAAACCATTGCTGACTACGGATGGCGGTGGGGGGAAGCAGGGAGGGGGCAACCCCGTTGAGACAGTGCCTTCCGCTCCAGCCGCTAACAGCCAACAGCCAGCCACTGTTCCTGTCTCAAGGGCTCGTATTTTGCCCTCGCCACCCCTCAAACCGCATTCCCAGCACCGCCGACTTCCTAGTCCACCTGTCATCAAACGACAAACTGCTCCCCCTTCCTCATGCAGCCCCCCTAGCAGCCGCAAACTACCCACCCCACCACTGAAACCGAGGGGCATGCCAAGCCCCCCCCAAGTTAATAAGGCTGCCAATTTCCAAAGAACGACAAGTCCTCTACTCTCAAGACGGGAAGTGATCCAAAATCCTTCCGACACCTCATATGCTTTCAAGACCCCTTCACCCCCAGTCTCCCCGAGAGTTCAGAGATTCGGCCGTGATACCAGCAGTGAAGAAACCTCCCCGCCGCCAGCCTCCATCCTACGGCTTTCTGGCAATGTTCACTCAGTCTTCTGCCCTGTGTCGTCTTCTCTGTTTGAGGCTCAGCCTCGGTCTACATCTTGCACCCCCCAGGCATGGACTCCAGCTGGAGATTCCGTGCTCAGAAAGTCCTCGGGGGAGCCGAGTCGTGCTATGCTACCGGTGTTAGTGCGGGGCCCCCGGTCTGTCATCAGACGCAGTCAATCAGACCGGCGACTGAGTCTGACTCTCCCTACTTGGACGCCCACATTGTCAATCGCTCAGAGCTGTGGAAGTGAACCTGTCATCAGCATCCATGG GCTACAGGATGGACCGAATAGGGAGGCAGAAGTATgggccagccaatcagatgtatGGCCAATCAATCGCTCTGTCTCACACCCAGACCTGTGCATTGTGGGTCATGCATTACACCGTGAATGA